A window of Bactrocera dorsalis isolate Fly_Bdor chromosome 4, ASM2337382v1, whole genome shotgun sequence genomic DNA:
CCTGTAATCTTTGTGCTCTTTCGCGCCGTCGTTTTTGTTGTCTTTGTTGTTTGGCATTCACACTTAGGTTGTTAACTGCTGTGTTTGCCCCACTATTGTGCCCATTAGTTGCCGAGACATTGTGATTTTGTTCAGCTGCAGCTGCAGCCTTAGCTTTTGCTGACATGGTGGCTAAAGATTCTGTATCGGAATCACCATCAAGATTAGTATTATTTGGAGATGGCCGTTGTTGATGTGATGCAGCAACATTGCTATAGAAGATGTTAACATTGTTACCACAACTACCAACAGATCCACTTGCAGAGGACACAGATGTTAGTGATCCAATTGCACCATTGATTCCACTAGTTCCACTTGCTTGGGGTGATGGTGGAGGTAGATTTAGTTGTTCCCCACTTCCTCCTAATTGTTGCTGCTGACCGCTGGTCGCTGCATTAGTTGTGCTATTTGATAATAAACCCGGCCCTGGAGGCTTTAATTCATGCGGGTCCATATTGTGCTTTGAATGAAGGCTAAGCGCAGTACCCGCCTACGCCAACGCAAAGACTAAAGCTTTGGATTGTGTTATGGTACTTAAGACCCTTTATTGGATCCAAGACCATTTACGTACACGCTCCAAATTCATTATTGGCGGCGGGTCCAACGCAAACTTTTATTGGACTATGTAATCGTATTGGAAAAATGAAAAAGCTGTTCAAAATCCTTTGGTTGGCAAAATCGATGACACCAAAaactctttcttcttttttacaacTTGTGTTGCTTGTAGCGCCCGTTGTAGAATCGATTATTCTTTAGATGCgcatgataattttttattttcacaaatattttaactgGACTTTCTGcttcttgtatttttttattgattttttaagaaattttattgtgcAAATTTTCCACTTTTCACACTTTACTCCGTACTCTTATTCACATTTTGATGTGccttcatttatttgcttttctctGCCCTGTCCTGCTCTACACCACCGCGCACCTTGCTACACTTTCTACACACATTTGGGCCGAACACGACGAGTAACCTCCTCGAATCGCTTGTGACCAAATTGTCAAAATGTTCTGTTACTTCGTTTAGTTTATTACAATTAGCTTTAAATTTTCTCATATCTTCACATTTAATAAAACACAATGATCTTTTATCTTAAACACTTCGAATCATACCTAGTATATACaagaatttaacaaaattgtgtTATTTTAGCTTCAATATCACTACAAAAGACATTTGttcaaatatatatgaaaatacatacaaaactcGGAGGTTCATTCGTTTCATTGTCtccttttattttatctttcttgttggttttttggtttccttTTCTTTGCACTTGGTTCATCTTTGTTAATATTCTCTTAATTTTTCCTTCAACTCGCACATATTTTTTCCTGTCTCGTAGTTATCGGATCTCCCTTTCTTACTTGACCCCTGTTTCATTTACGCTCTTGGACAACTTCAATTCACACGTTTGCAAAATTATTCTTTAGTTGCACTATTTGTCCCTGTCGTATATTTCACTTCATAACATACATTGGAGAAATAGTGCATAGACAAAAACAGCGAAGCCGGTGGAAAGTACAGATTTGGAAAATGCGACAACTGCAGACTTATAAGGTTGCCATCCTTACTACTACCAATATTTACGATTTATCTGATTTGATCTCTACtttaaaacttttatcgaaaatttcTAATTTGTATTGGAAAGAAATGTTATAACACAATTTGGGTTTTCCTTTATCAATACTTGATTCGATCTATGTTGAAAGTATATTAGTTAAATTTAAACAACTAATACTTATATAACAATTATTTAACCATTATCATGACACAAGTCAAGTAAGATTGGAGTGGTTTTTACTAACAATAATAGTTCTGATAATCCagcatttcagatattttttaggcatcttttatttttgcaattttctttccACACATTCCTACATTTTGCATTATCTACCGTCCGCTTGTATGTATTTAAGAATGAAACGACCAAGCAAACTACTTGATAAAACAAAGTTTAAGTAATTACAAGAAAAGGTGGCAGAGGACAAGCCTTTATATGTTGCTGGTATCAGTGACAAcgaatttaaatttgtcacgaAATTCAATTAATTGCTTGTGATTATAAGCACTTTTGCATCACTTTTTTCAAagattattttgttaattttattattcatcCATTTTGTGTATTTCAATTCCACTTTGGCACCTTTTACGCACGCACGCACGCACATTTTTGCTATCCCGCTCACACCCACCACACGCACAGACGGAAAATTTAAAGAACGACTGCATATAAAAGTAAACGCGAACTACAtgaaatttagaattttcaatattcatttACTCTTCATAAACATACATTTTTCACCGATCTTCATATCGAAATCATGTAGAAACAATTACTTTACATTTTAAGTATCTTTAAAtgtattgaaaatagttttaattaaatatttgaccAATTTTAACTTCTCCTATTGAATTTATTTCCACAGAGCAAACTCCCGATATACTTCCATAAAACGTTGCCACATTATATTTTTCTCAGCAAATTAGTCTCCAGAAACGGTCTCCACAAAGCATAtgtgaaaattattgtttttaaattcgcAAATTTCGTTTATGTTAACATAAcaattgttaacaaaaaatcTCAACAAGTTTCGATTAAATATACTATTAGATTGCAATTGGTTTCGACAACAAAGGAATTACTACGATCACTTATCACAACCGCAACCAAAAgcaatataattatgtatataaaatttatagtcggtattttttattatttcattagaTTCGCTGAAGTCGTatgtgattattattattattgaaatttattgatttgaaaGGAATAAATTCTTTGACGCATATCCAAATGTCAAAATTACTGCTGCCGttttcaaatttatgaaatgaaGAGTCTTTCAATTAAAAGATGGTTTTAATTCTCATTTTATCAACCTTCTAAATAAATGATTAAGAGATCGGTGAATAAATTAATTCTCTGCACCTATCAATTGGTAATTACGagttaaaattgataaaaaaatatatcgatatacCTTtgatattaaaagtaaaatcgaTATATGAGTGATGTGAAATATCATTATCAACCTATATGTTTCATCCCTATCGTTTAAATAGATTAGAAACATTCAAACTTGAAATTTAGTGCCGATTCCGcgctaaataaaaaatctaataagtaaatataaaatgtttagcTGCAATGAAACCGGCTACACGTAAAGTAAATGGTGTTTTGaacttttaactaaaatattgatatattgttTTACTAATAATACTCATAGCGAGCTTGGAATAATTCAGCATTTGCTTATCAATCCAAATTTGACTCGGTGCAAACAGAGAATACTACTCAGATGAAGGAAAGTAATGTTGCTGATGATGAAAAAACaattgaaatcaataaaacGTTAAATGAAAGTCCAGAGACATCAAAACCAACCCCTCCATCGTTCAAAAGTAATTCCAATTGGATTGATAAGTTTGAACCGAAAACATGTGAAGAAGTTGCAGTGCATCCTAAAAAATTGGCCGAATTGAAAGACTGGCTATTGCATTGTGCAGCCGTGCACAAACAACATCCTGCACAAATTTGCCTCCTTACCGGGCCATCAGGTTCGGGTAAAACTGCTGCTGTACGTGCATTAGCGCGTGCGCAAAACTATGAACTACAAGAATGGATTAACCCGGTAGACCGTGACATGATTAACACGTTGGGTGATCAGACGAGTAACTATACTGGTTCACagatagatttttttaaatcgttcCTATTTCGTTCGTCTCGTTATAAATCCTTATTAGGCAGTCAAAAACGACTGGTGCTAGTGGAGGATTTCCCAAACATGATACTTTCCAGTGTCGACATCTTTGAAGATATTTTAGAGTAAGTTGCCAGTTATGTATAATATGAATTAATCATATTTCAATCTATCTAAACATGAATATTGCAGAGAATTTTCAAAGTATGGAAAAGCCCCACTTTTATTCATCGTAGCTGATTCAAAAAGTCGTTCCTTAAATATAAGTTATACTCTTTTTACCGAAGAGTTAAAAAATAGGTACCACATTCATCATATTAGTTTCAATCCGATTGCGGTCACTTTGTTACAAAAGGCGATGAAAAGATTTTGTGCGTTAATGAGAGAGCAACAGTTCTCTGATACTTATAAAGTGCCTTCAGAGACCATAATAGACTCAATTGTATTTGCGGCGCAAGGCGATATACGCAACGCACTCATAAATCTACACTTTGCTTCCTTGAAAGgtaaaccaataaaaaaagcaaGCAAATCAATGTAATAACCATTCAtgaattctattttatttaggAGCAGGAGCTTTGCCTACTGAGCGTGTAGAATCCTGTGAAATTAAAGGAAAATCTAAAAAGAAATTATCCACATTAAAAACAATTCGCCGCGATGAGTCTGTTACAATGCTGCACGCCCTGGGAAGAGTGTTTAATCCTAAACGTAATTTAAAAGTTCATATGTAGATTTTAGACAATTTCTTATTATTaccttttattatttcataggCTTGCCCAACGGTAACTTCACCCACAAACCGGAAGATATAACCGACAGCTTTGCCTCCGAACCAAAACGATTTATTGATCTAATACACGCTAATTATTTGCCACATTTTAGAGAAATCGAACATGTAGTGGAGGCAGCCAATGCCTTGAGCATCGCCGACAACATTATCACCGAATATCGTGAAGAAGCCCTAGCACTGACAGCACTCAATTTAGCTGTGCGCAGCATAATGCAAACAAATGAGAGCCCAGTGACGGCTTGGATGCCCATACGGGCAGCAAGACATAACCACCAAGACCTGagtaaattgcaaaaaatctCCGGCATATCTAATAGCTTATATGCAACAGATTATGGTAGCTATGTGCAAATGATTAATGCCTGCaagaaaattgaaaagtgaattcCATCATCGAAAAAGCAAAcgaaattttagtttatttaatttggtaagaatcttatttatttatatcgtGGGGTATTACGTTTCTTCTAAATAATGTATCAATGTATGCTGAATGCTTTACTATTTGTTATTAGTTTGTGTTATGATTGATCGAAATTCTTGAATAAACTTTActcgtacatatacacatgtaaattACATTTCcttaatatatacacacatatgtatctgtatgtatgtacatatgtatgaatgggCTATTGAAACAAcattaaatataatacatttccgtttttattatttataaaacgcatatatttatatgaacgCCAAAAATTGATTTCGAAAATGGTTTAAATACTTACATAAAGATAAATTAAGTAGTTGAACAACAAATGCTTCTTCTGATGaaaatactatatttaaaattaaatgtaactAAGCGCAATTCACAGTcggtaaatgcattttttttataattttcaaatttcataatTCCTAGAAAATTTAAGCGCTCTATACTTgtaatatcaaataattatatactaTCGATATCCGTATGAAAATCTAGCACAAGCCATAATAAGATCGACTAGTCCAAATGGCACTTGAAATTATTGAGCAGAGAATATGTTTTACATAACACTtagattataattatataaaaaatataaaacgccAAATGAATGAAGGTGAAGGTAActtatacacataaataaatacatacatatatttagcagaGATCCCAAAATTGCTACAATGAAATAGCCTTTTGCACCATTACATCGAATAGGTTAACATTTAATGCCACAGGCAACTGGAGTTAtctgttaaatttgtttttgtttgcatttcctAAGCTTCTACACTAGTGGATAATAAActtaaactaataaaaacaattagaaactATAACCTTCACATCAATGATATTAAAATAAGTATGTACCCACCCAATCAGTACCACCACTTAGCGTCGCTGGGGACCGCGGtcataaaatagtaaataagcTGGTACACTAAGCACTTCCTCTATAGAGACTTCACGCACAACGGTATCTGAGGTGTAAAACCAACTGAAAGATTGTAAAACCCACACATTACAAAAGGTAGTActatttattcaacaaagagTACTTACCGATGAGCATTCCTTAAAGCACCGCGACGATAAGTAACGAAATGACCACTACTTGCTTCACCCGAGTGAACCACCACAGCTAAAAGTCGGTAGAGGTTTTTGGGAAACATTGTACCAAACGCTGTTCCATATGAGTCGTGAGCACTGCCGCCCAAACTGTTCATGGGTAGACTTGAGGAGAAGAGAGACATGGTGGAACCCCATGGTGTGCCCGCctattttattcatatattaaatattatatgcgAGTATTCTACAATTAACTTATGTCATACGCACTTGGCTGTTCAAATGAGGCTGAACGAAGCTATATGGTGCCATTGACAAACTCTCAGGAAAATGCACATAGTCTTGACGTTTGCAAATTTGTCCAGTGGGCAGCCATACTGTTCGAGCAATATGTATGCAAAGACAACCGGGCAATTTGGCAAATGTCAAAGATTTTGTATGGTTGGATGTTTCGTTGCATGATTCACATTTTACATCGTTTAGTTCCTCAGATGTTATATATTCGCTCAGCAAATGTCCCAAACTAAGACCAGAACGACGTTGTGATGGTAAATTTAACGTGATGCTATCAAATTTGTCATAACGAACAGTGGACTAAAGACGAAAAAAATCAAGTATAGATGTTACcgttatgtttttaaatttctacATACTTTGAAACCGCAACCGTTACAAACGATTTGTGTACCCATAGCGCCTTGAAAGGGTATAGCTACTTGAGCTGGCATTTGATCGGACCATATCTAAgaggttttattttaaaaggattaaattattttgaaaaggcAATTTATGCTTACAGATACTCTCCCGGGACCACGACTAAGACGCTCTAATGATCGACAAGATgtagaaactcgtttatttAGACCTTCTGGCCACCCATGTTTCGTTAATTGGGGTTTTCGTGCACGACTGGCTCGTTCGCCACCCAATATTGGCGAAGCTAATGGATCAAAGTCCATTATTTCCGTTGGCGATGTACCAGCTGCACCTCCTTCACCAGGGCACATTTCACGTTCGCACACTGATGATGGCGAATCTGGTGTATGAGCCTCAGAACGTACCATGCGCATTAAATTTGTTGATTCATCGTAATCGGAATTTAAAAAGTCGGTTAACATAGCACTGGATGGTCTATCTGGTTGATCTCCTTCACCACCCGAAACTGTTATTGGTAATGCATCTGAAAGACAACCAACTTTCTTTGGCCTCAAAGCCTCTTCTTCCAGAGACGCCAATAATACATGGAACAACTCGTGGGCATCATGTTCCTCCTGTGGTATTACCCAACCTAAAGCATGAAGTGCACGCATAACCGCTCCCGGCGAGTAAGGGTCACCCCGCAAAGTAGAATGTGTGCCATTTATTACTTCAAGTGTGTTCAAAAGTGATGATATCAGGCTCTTGCGATCGGAGTTGGCGTTATTATATAATTGAAGCCATGCTATAAATTGAGGGCAGGCCGCCAATGCCTGCAGCAACGTATTAAGGAAGCATGTTTGACCAAAGTTATGCAGTCCAGCGATTTGCCCTCGCCGTTGTCGTAAACGTGACGAAcctatatttagttttgcatCAAGGGAGGTGGAATGATATTATATATCAGCATATTTGACGCTGTATAGAATAAATTTTACCCGAAGGACCCCAGAAAACAAATGCACCGACAACTGCTGCAACGGTTACACCTGCGGCCATCAAAATTTTCTCGCCTTCCATggtaaattttgaataaatattctggtttatttatattttccgacttttcacATTATTTCTTCTCGATATCTGGCTGTGTTTCGATTTACACAGACTTGcccaattagaaaaaatattagacATTTCATAGGAAAAAATCTGGCATCTTAAAAAATCAGCTGATCAACGAATTTCAAAATAGATAACACAATTTTTGGATTATTATTACTACacttatttgaataaaataaataataatcagcTATTATTTAACAATTAAACTCATAGGCAGTTAGATTAATTCAAGTAGGTGGACTGGTTTTCCCAAACACCTGAACTTTAAAACGTCAAGTTTGCGCAAACTTTTAGATATTCGGCATGCGCATTTGCTCAACGTCTATCCCTacttaaaatagataaataaacgTCAAATTGCCTCCTCTGCCGCAGTATTCGTATTTTATGATTTCGTCGATTTCGTTGTTTCAATGTTTTTCGGAAAacgacaaatattttttacagagtAAAAACAACGGAAAACTGTTATGGGCAATTTGAATTAAAAGACTGTTTTATTATAAGAATCAGAAGAAATTTGCACAACTTGATACGTCTTAATAGTGTGATTGACTGCCACCGTGACATACCAGAAAATGGTGAGTAACAGGCGTTATCAGCAGCGCAGTTCCGTAGTAAAAGGGATTGCGATTCCTACAAATTCAGTCCAGCTATGTCTAAATTATATCGGAAACGCATTAAATTCTATCTATATCTATAAAATGGTTTCCTTACAGTCTTCCTCTTTGGCTGTGGTAGAGGCACTACTTCAAGAATTCCACCAACCAGCCACGCCTAATATACGTAAACGTGAAATAGAAACTGAACTAATCGCCTTCAGGGGACAAGCAAGTGCTTGGCAAATAAGCTTGCAGGTGGCTGCTTCTATTGAGACAAATCAGTATCTTTGGTTTTTCAGTACATCAACGCTAGAGCACTGGATTTCACGTCGTTGGACACATTTGACTGCAAACGAAAGAACTTTATTGCGAGAAACATTATGGAATACCTACGCAAATTTATCTGTCGTGAGTGTACAGCGACGACAACGGGACACCTTCGCACAATTGATTGCGCTCATTGGGAAGCGTGAGTTCCCCGACGACCATCCTAGCTATATAATACACTGTTTAGAATTAATACGTTCGGATAAATTCGTACTTGGTGTTACTCTGCTGCGCATCACATCGGAAGAAGTCTTAAATAATCGTGACTGCGTAACAACAGAGCgtcaaaactattttaattctTGGTAAGAAAACTTTAGGTCAATTAACTTCTTTTCTCGATTAgggtaaaatgtttttttaaagtcAACCTTGTATATGTATTGTTTAGTGGCTCAAATTTTAGTGTTTTCCTTTGtttaatttcttgaaaaaagttCTTTTATAAAATGCAATATCCCGGTTCATTGTATTTTCCTAATTCATTTGTGTTTTGTGTTCAGCATATCCATGTGTATACCCGAAATACTGGACTTACTGACTAAGTATTTAATAATAACGGTATACCATATCAACGATAAAGACATCCATTCCTTACCCAATAACTTAGTGGACTATGCCCTAACCACGTCGCTGCCAAATGACAATCAACTCAGGTAACAATCTCCtaaactattaatattttcgcattaaatcaatttcaattatttgttatttgtgtAGTTCCGCTGTATTGGAGCTTCTAACATGTGTGCAACACCTCGTTTCATGGACACGAACTGAATTGATCTCAGAATATTTTCTTATGAGCATTTTAGACTTGGCACAATGGCGTGCCACCCAGCCTGACATCTCTTTGGCGGCACTATCCGTGCTGAATGAGCTGTTGTATCTGCAGAAGCCACTGCCCCACGCGTTAACCATTATGTCGGGGGTGAATGGTCTTTTGGAGCAGCATAACACTACAAAACATCAAAGTGAAATGTACGCTGATAAATTTAGGGAACTACTGCGGTTATATACCGATCGATATTGGTCGAAAATGGTTCAACAGAATGAGTTATTAGAGTCATTCCttaaatcgctttattgttgtACAATTTCAAGTAAGAAATGCCAAATGTGATTTATAGCAGCAGCTATAATataagttttcatacaaaaatttattttctttttttagaaAATGGTGCGTTAGATTTTATGGAGAAGCTGGAAATATGGACTCCAATTATAAAGGGACTTATGTTGAGCTCAAAACAAAACCGTTACAATGATGTTCTATATCAACTAGTCGTAGAGATTATGCGTCGTATATTGTTTGAGTTTAATAAATCCGAGTTGGAGCTTTTAGACAATGAGTTGATTGAAGAAAACGTAAGTAtcacaatatttaaaagtaaagaaagtagaaccataaaatatcaggtttatgtatgtttatgtttagTCGActgtttttcattaaaaactaatttttccaCAATATAATACCTAGCAGttgatttgtattattttattgaatgtaTAATACTTTACGTACGTATTTCGAgagtgaaaagttttttttatcggTGGTTACTACATTTAGCAGATACTAGAAATATAGCATAGGCATTTTTAAAATCATAgaggaaaacaaatattttttgagactGGTCGAAAAACTGGTCGAAATTTTTATGTCTGTTTTGAACTGttcttaatataaataaattgtttatccaggtttaagtttttctttaaacaaaaatgtgaataaaattcAGTCTAACTTGTGCTAAAGGGTTTAAAAACTTGTCTAAACCGAAACTTGCATAGTCGGTTTTGAAACTCACGCTcgattataaaatttaactatATCTTATCTAACtataatttacattatttatatttattataatatttaataataataatttattttttttaatatactcgtGCTTGTGatttgaatatatttcttttatccCAGACGCAAACCGAGTGGCAGCAATTCTTGTCGCAGTGCATTGAATGTATAGCTTTGGTTGGCGAATCTCGACCGAATGCTGTTTTCGCACAAGTATCAGCGCATTGGTCGCGTCCTCATGTCTACCTACTGTCTCTAGAAAGCGATCTCGATAGTGGCAAACTATATGAACTAGGCAGAAAACTAAAATCGCAAAGTTTCAACGAGCATCTGCGTGATTTATCAACTGTGTGCCAGGCGGTGGTGCGTTTATCACCACTGTTGGATATCAATTCGCCCGAAGTTGGTGCAGAAGTAACCAGTCAATTAAAATTGCTTACCGAAAATCTATTGACATTGCTCAAATTTTTCACTAGCAACAAAATAGCAACACTCAATCTAGACAAATCGACGTTCCAGACTGATTTTGATTACTTGTGAGTACTTGCCAATGGTTAACCAAAGAGTTTtacttgtaattaaattttgtactcttaaaattttttgcagatATGCTCAAATACTAATGGCGATACGAAGCATATTACCGATGTCGATTAACCTCAAATACGATGAAGTTATACAAAGCCTCTTTGATGCACTTGGCGCTATTTTATTGCCGAATAATGTAACGGTAGCGCCCATTGTTTCAATATCCGCAAGtaagtataatttttaataaaaaaaaaaatcaatttcacaattttttgtttgcattttcagGCCAACTGCTGTTGTGCATTTCGACTGTGATAAGACCGAAACGTTTACTGGAGACATTATTCGTTATGCAGCTGATGCAAGCTGGCCTAAAATTGACGCATTTACCACGTCAAGCCATTACCAATATTTATATCAGCCTTATAGGCTACTTGGTATTGCCGTGGAAAATTATGGAAGAGCAGCAGCAGGATTACACAAGCCGCTGCAATCAGGTATGTCATTATGCGTCGTCAGACATCCACCCTAACTAGCTAACTAAGTCATTATgctgaaattttttacaacttttaacctcaaatttattctaaaattcTATTCATTTATCTTGCAGCTCTGTGAATATGTGAAATGCCAAGCACAAAATTTCCTAGAATTGGATTCACAAGCATCCGTTTCGAAAATTTCCTCAGTGATGCCCAATAGTTTGGGTATTTTTAGTGAAGTCATTGAATACTTCAAGGATTCTTGCAACACGACAAAAGACATGCTAGCTTTGGCATTCAGGGTAAGAGgagttacatttttttaagaacttgtacatatgtatgtatactgtacatacgtgtgtgtatatttgcGCCTTTGAGATGCTACTTCCTTCTATTTGTTATAACAACCACGTCAATAGAACAAAAACGCTAAAAGATATGAAGAAACTTTCCATATCGGagcacatttttatattttatattttaaatttgttaaatttaaaaattcttaaataattttgtgttttttatttatttaatattctttaatttaattttatttttttaattttttttttgatatttttaaattttgaaactgtttcaaaaatatttttttttaattaaaattaaacttttttaatttttacttttaaatttttttggtttttgaaaatattttaaattaaaattttgaaaatttttccaaaacgcaaaaaaaagtttttgaaactaattttttaatttttttttttaatttttattttttttatgttttttttaatttctaattttttttaatttttatttttgttttgttctttattataattttttgtttaatttctttttttattctactttttatttaaaattttttatatgtatatttattataagatttatttaattacatattttatgtcgtatttttcaaatatttttttttattattataaacaaaataattcaaatgcaactttataaacaaattcgcaaaaataaaataatctatttttaattttcttcatacTTAGCCCATCATTACGAAAGCTTTAATGCTTTTCAACGATTTCGGCATAAGCAATAATGCGATTTCGATTTCCACAGCAGATTTAAGCCTAAGCATATTGCGCAGCTTATTGAACCAATTCGGTGCGCAATTCATCAAAGACATGATAACGCTCTACATAACGGTCAGCAGCAGGTTGGTGCTTATTTTTTCCTCGTAGCGGTTTAATCTTAACTTACTATTATGCTCGTTTGCAGAGAACAGTTGAGTCTCAATCAGCTGACAGTGTTGgagaaaatattgcaaatgtTTCAGTTAGTCGTGCAACAGCCGGGTAACACTTGGACCACTATGCTGCCTTCCATACTAAATTTCACAATCGAGCAAGTGCTGCCGCTACTACAACAACACGACTCTAGTTTGGTTGACGGCACTGATTTGAGCAGCACGGTGTACGCGCTTTTTGATAGGTGCGTAGCCACCACATACTTATATTATgcgatttttattattcttggcataaattatacaattagttgttgttgttgcagcatttTGCTACATAAATGGCAGTATTTCTACAAACCGCACGTGCAGTACAATGGCTCACTCTTGCACACGAGCAGTGATAATTTGCATCCCGAGCACTTTATGGCCATATTGAATGCTTACGGACAGGTGCTAGTGTCCGGCAATGATCCGAACCTCGTACGCAAGGTGTTGCTATCGATGCAAACCGTGAACGAGCGTTGGCGTTTGTTTCAGCGTGCACTGTTTCAGGACAGTTTGCTCATCTCATTTCAGCGTGCGCTCATCAATCGGCTGTTGTCGGGTGAGGGTTCGCTGCATTTCGACCAGTTGGCGAACGTGCTGTACGCCATGGGTCAAGTCGATAATTTGAAGTTGCGTGAGAGTTTCGTAACGGCTGGATTTCCAGTCAATCCGAAATACTTGGATGTGATCTGCTTATCAACTGTGAGTTcttataatcaaaaataaacaaacatgcTGCTATTGTGTTTTTGAACATATGTATTGATTTTTCATCTTTATTTTCAACAGGACATTCCGACATTTTCACAAAAGTTATCCCAACTGATACAGGATGCGCATAGTGT
This region includes:
- the LOC105231824 gene encoding exportin-6, whose amino-acid sequence is MSSSLAVVEALLQEFHQPATPNIRKREIETELIAFRGQASAWQISLQVAASIETNQYLWFFSTSTLEHWISRRWTHLTANERTLLRETLWNTYANLSVVSVQRRQRDTFAQLIALIGKREFPDDHPSYIIHCLELIRSDKFVLGVTLLRITSEEVLNNRDCVTTERQNYFNSCISMCIPEILDLLTKYLIITVYHINDKDIHSLPNNLVDYALTTSLPNDNQLSSAVLELLTCVQHLVSWTRTELISEYFLMSILDLAQWRATQPDISLAALSVLNELLYLQKPLPHALTIMSGVNGLLEQHNTTKHQSEMYADKFRELLRLYTDRYWSKMVQQNELLESFLKSLYCCTISKNGALDFMEKLEIWTPIIKGLMLSSKQNRYNDVLYQLVVEIMRRILFEFNKSELELLDNELIEENTQTEWQQFLSQCIECIALVGESRPNAVFAQVSAHWSRPHVYLLSLESDLDSGKLYELGRKLKSQSFNEHLRDLSTVCQAVVRLSPLLDINSPEVGAEVTSQLKLLTENLLTLLKFFTSNKIATLNLDKSTFQTDFDYLYAQILMAIRSILPMSINLKYDEVIQSLFDALGAILLPNNVTVAPIVSISASQLLLCISTVIRPKRLLETLFVMQLMQAGLKLTHLPRQAITNIYISLIGYLVLPWKIMEEQQQDYTSRCNQLCEYVKCQAQNFLELDSQASVSKISSVMPNSLGIFSEVIEYFKDSCNTTKDMLALAFRPIITKALMLFNDFGISNNAISISTADLSLSILRSLLNQFGAQFIKDMITLYITVSSREQLSLNQLTVLEKILQMFQLVVQQPGNTWTTMLPSILNFTIEQVLPLLQQHDSSLVDGTDLSSTVYALFDSILLHKWQYFYKPHVQYNGSLLHTSSDNLHPEHFMAILNAYGQVLVSGNDPNLVRKVLLSMQTVNERWRLFQRALFQDSLLISFQRALINRLLSGEGSLHFDQLANVLYAMGQVDNLKLRESFVTAGFPVNPKYLDVICLSTDIPTFSQKLSQLIQDAHSVHLTQT